A genomic window from Flavobacterium johnsoniae includes:
- a CDS encoding glycoside hydrolase family 28 protein has translation MKRNFIIALFIFCVSLTVSAQKIFDIKKYGAVGDGKTLNTKAIQKAIDAANKSKGGKVVFSKGTFLSGSIVLKNDVELFFEEGATLLGSTNPDDYPKYEGIRALIIANESKNITVNGKGIIDGQGRELALAIDSLHHTGVRIDPKYNYRRMRPEDGRGKLISFVKCDSITMTQITLKNSPGWTMCFRECKNIVIDFMKVESRAYWNNDGIDLDGCENARITNCNVNAADDGICLKSEVPGLHNNNIYIGNCTIRSSANAVKFGTGSYGSFKNVTIENIKVFDTFRSAVAIESVDGAEIENIKVSDITAVNTGNALLIRLGHRNGDKPGYIKNVSVKNVKVQVPFGRPDIDYDMRGPEVDYFHNPFPSSIAGIPGHLIENVTLENIEIIYPGRASKGMAYHPLSRLKDVKENINGYPEFTMFGELPSWGFYVRHVNGIEMKNIKLVLDKEDFRPAFVFDDVKNLTMKAIDVPSDKINQIVFKDVSSSNLDSESLKRKIEPEQNKFELPAR, from the coding sequence ATGAAAAGAAATTTTATAATCGCACTTTTTATTTTTTGCGTGTCCTTAACTGTTTCGGCGCAAAAGATTTTTGATATTAAAAAATACGGCGCTGTTGGAGATGGAAAGACGTTAAACACAAAAGCAATTCAAAAAGCAATTGATGCTGCAAATAAAAGTAAAGGAGGAAAAGTTGTTTTTTCTAAAGGAACATTTCTGTCCGGAAGCATCGTTTTAAAAAATGATGTGGAATTATTTTTTGAAGAAGGCGCTACTTTATTAGGAAGCACCAATCCTGACGATTATCCAAAATACGAAGGAATTAGAGCTTTGATTATTGCTAATGAATCCAAAAATATTACTGTAAACGGAAAGGGAATAATTGACGGACAAGGGAGAGAACTGGCTTTAGCAATTGATTCTCTTCATCATACAGGAGTTAGAATTGATCCAAAATACAATTATAGAAGAATGCGTCCAGAAGACGGAAGGGGAAAACTGATTTCGTTTGTAAAGTGCGATTCGATTACCATGACTCAAATTACTTTGAAAAACAGTCCAGGTTGGACAATGTGTTTTAGAGAATGCAAAAATATTGTCATTGATTTTATGAAAGTGGAAAGCAGAGCGTATTGGAATAATGACGGAATTGATCTTGATGGTTGCGAAAATGCCCGAATAACAAATTGCAACGTTAATGCTGCCGACGACGGAATTTGCTTAAAATCGGAAGTTCCGGGATTGCATAATAACAATATTTACATTGGAAATTGTACGATTAGATCAAGTGCCAATGCAGTGAAATTTGGTACAGGTTCTTATGGAAGTTTCAAAAATGTAACAATTGAAAATATCAAAGTTTTTGATACTTTCAGATCGGCAGTTGCAATTGAGTCTGTTGATGGAGCAGAAATTGAGAATATTAAAGTTTCTGATATTACGGCCGTAAATACTGGAAATGCCTTATTAATCCGTTTAGGTCACAGAAATGGAGATAAACCGGGTTATATTAAAAATGTATCGGTTAAAAATGTAAAAGTGCAAGTTCCGTTTGGTCGCCCTGATATAGATTACGATATGCGCGGACCAGAAGTAGATTATTTTCATAATCCGTTTCCTTCTTCAATTGCTGGAATTCCGGGGCATTTGATAGAAAATGTGACTTTAGAAAATATTGAAATCATTTATCCAGGAAGAGCTTCAAAAGGAATGGCGTATCATCCTTTAAGTCGATTAAAAGATGTAAAAGAGAATATAAACGGTTACCCTGAATTTACCATGTTTGGTGAATTGCCTTCTTGGGGATTTTACGTTCGTCACGTAAACGGAATCGAAATGAAGAATATAAAATTGGTTTTAGATAAAGAAGATTTCCGTCCAGCTTTTGTTTTTGATGATGTAAAAAATCTAACAATGAAAGCTATTGATGTTCCTTCAGATAAAATCAATCAGATTGTTTTTAAAGATGTTTCATCAAGTAATTTGGATAGTGAATCTTTAAAAAGAAAAATAGAACCAGAGCAAAATAAGTTTGAATTACCAGCTAGGTAG
- a CDS encoding glycoside hydrolase family 28 protein produces MKKKSIIAILIFCISLTATAQKIYDIKKYGAKGDGKTNDAVAIQKAIDACSKTGGRVLIPAPFTFLSGPIDVKSKVDLHIEAGAKLLASPDEKLYTKSAFRTNPGEGTIWIGGENIEDFTISGSGKIDGNGISFMGAEEDDAYVLKPFNVLDPRPHVLTIIGGKNIRIKDVHIGNSAYWTVHLIGCNDVVISGITLLNSLKVRNSDGIDLDHSKNVRISDCYIESGDDCICLKNRREFEEFGACENITVTNCTMTSSSCAIKIGSENMDAIRQVVFNNCIIKNSNRALGIQNRDEGTVSDVIFSNIIIESKLNTDTWWGKAEPIYVTAFSRAKGNHKDANWRFPKGATEGKVGEIKNIYFSNIQCTGENGVFVSGESKDKIKNIVFENVSVFMDKTTSFPGGLYDRRPANVEGFVKGSTSGFYFDTAESIKVQNCTVQWGKNKPEYFKYAVESKNVDVLKVINLDGEAAFPNKYEAVKK; encoded by the coding sequence ATGAAAAAGAAATCTATAATCGCGATACTTATTTTTTGTATTTCCCTGACTGCGACTGCACAAAAGATCTACGATATTAAAAAATACGGCGCAAAAGGAGACGGAAAAACCAATGATGCTGTTGCAATTCAAAAAGCAATTGACGCTTGTAGTAAAACAGGCGGAAGAGTTTTAATTCCCGCACCCTTTACTTTTCTATCAGGACCAATTGATGTAAAATCAAAAGTAGATTTACATATCGAAGCTGGTGCAAAACTATTGGCAAGTCCAGATGAAAAACTGTATACGAAAAGCGCTTTTAGAACAAATCCTGGAGAGGGAACTATTTGGATTGGAGGAGAAAATATAGAAGATTTTACCATTAGCGGAAGCGGAAAAATTGATGGAAACGGAATTTCTTTTATGGGCGCAGAAGAAGATGATGCTTATGTTTTAAAACCGTTCAATGTTTTAGATCCAAGACCACACGTTTTAACTATTATTGGAGGAAAAAATATCAGAATCAAAGATGTTCATATCGGAAATTCGGCCTATTGGACTGTGCATTTAATTGGCTGTAATGATGTTGTAATCAGCGGAATTACTTTATTAAATAGCTTAAAAGTCCGCAACAGTGACGGAATCGATTTGGATCATTCTAAAAATGTGAGAATCAGCGATTGTTACATTGAAAGCGGCGACGATTGTATATGCCTAAAAAACAGAAGAGAATTTGAAGAATTTGGTGCTTGCGAAAATATTACCGTTACCAATTGCACTATGACGAGCAGCAGTTGTGCGATTAAAATTGGTTCAGAAAATATGGACGCAATCAGACAAGTTGTTTTCAATAATTGTATTATTAAAAATAGTAATCGTGCGTTAGGAATTCAGAATCGTGATGAAGGAACAGTGAGCGATGTAATTTTTTCTAACATAATTATCGAAAGCAAATTGAATACCGATACTTGGTGGGGAAAAGCAGAACCGATTTACGTTACGGCTTTTAGCAGAGCAAAAGGAAATCATAAAGATGCCAATTGGCGTTTTCCAAAAGGAGCGACAGAAGGGAAAGTTGGAGAAATCAAGAATATTTATTTTTCTAATATTCAATGTACGGGAGAAAATGGAGTTTTTGTGAGTGGAGAATCTAAAGACAAAATCAAGAATATCGTTTTTGAAAATGTAAGTGTTTTTATGGATAAAACCACTTCTTTTCCTGGTGGATTATATGACAGACGCCCAGCAAATGTGGAAGGTTTTGTAAAAGGAAGTACTTCTGGATTTTATTTTGATACTGCCGAAAGCATTAAAGTTCAGAATTGCACGGTTCAATGGGGGAAAAACAAACCTGAATACTTTAAATATGCCGTAGAAAGTAAAAATGTGGATGTTTTGAAAGTAATCAATTTAGATGGAGAAGCAGCTTTTCCAAATAAATATGAAGCAGTTAAAAAGTAA